The genomic interval GTTTTGGAAGTTTGTAGAACAGGACCATGTATGTTAGTTGGTTCGGATCAGATTATCGAACACATTGAAAACAAATTAGATATCAAAGTTGGTCAAACATCGGCAGATGGAATGTTTACATTGAAAACTGCAGAGTGTTTGGGAGCTTGTGGTTATGGCCCCATGTTACAATGCGGAAAACATTACCACGAACATTTAACTCCTGCGAAAGTGGATGAGTTATTGGATACCTTGCGTAAAGAACATTCAGAGAAATAGGAATGGGAAGAAAATTATTATTGGAACACATAGACGTTCCTGGAATCGAATCGTTTGAAGTCTACCGCAAAAATGGTGGTTACCGTTCTGTGGAAAAAGCTTTGAAAACGATGTCTCCACAAAATGTGGTAGAAGAAGTTCAAGCATCTGGATTGAGAGGTCGAGGAGGAGCAGGATTCCCTACAGGAATGAAATGGTCTTTCTTGGCAAAACCGGAAGGAGTTCCACGTTACTTATTGTGTAACGCAGATGAGTCTGAACCTGGAACGTTCAAGGATCGTTACTTGATGGAGAAAATCCCACATCTTTTGGTAGAAGGAATGATTGTTTCTTCGTACGCTTTGGGGTGTAATCAATCATACATTTATATCCGTGGAGAATACATGTGGGTGTTGGAAATTGTGGAAAAAGCAATTGCCGAAGCATACGCAAATGGTTTTCTTGGAAAAAATATCTTAGGATCAGGATACGACTTAGATTTAGCTATTGCGCCAGGTGGTGGAGCTTATATCTGTGGTGAAGAAACTGCATTGATTGAATCATTGGAGGGGAAACGTGGAAATCCGCGTATCAAGCCACCATTCCCGGCTGTAAAAGGTTTGTGGGGATGTCCAACTGTAGTGAACAATGTAGAATCCATTGCAGCAGTTGTTCCAATCGTAAATGACGGAGGGGCTGAATACGCAAAAATAGGTATTGGAAAAAGTACAGGAACAAAGTTGATTTCAGCTTGTGGAAACTTGGTAAAACCGGGTGTTTACGAAATTGAATTGGGAATGACTGTCGAAGAATTCATCTACTCAGACGAGTGGTGTGGAGGAATCGCTAACGGAAAAAAGATCAAGGCTTGTGTACCAGGTGGATCTTCCGTTCCAATTTTACCAGCAAACCTGATTACAAAAACAGCGGAAGGAGTGGATCGCTTAATGTCATACGAAGGTTTGGCAGAAGGTGGTTTTGCAACTGGTTCCATGTTGGGTTCAGGAGGTTTCATTGTATTTGATGAAGACCAATGTATTGTTAGAAATACTTGGAATTTTGCACGTTTCTATGCACACGAATCTTGCGGACAATGTTCACCTTGTCGTGAAGGAACTGGATGGATGGAGAAAGTACTTCGTCGTTTGGAAAACGGACAAGGTCACATGCACGACATCGATTTGTTGGCAGAGATCAACAAGAAAATAGAAGGAAACACGATTTGTCCACTAGGTGATGCAGCAGCATGGCCAGTAGCGGCGGCAATTCGTCATTTTAGAGAAGAATTTGAATGGCATGTAACTCATCCAGATGAAGCGGTAAAACGCAACTTTGGGATTGCGTCTAATCACATGCCTTTAGTATAAAAGAGATCCCATTATGGTAAAAGTTATCATTGACGATATCGAAGTTGAAGTAGAACCGGGAACAACCATCCTGAATGCTGCTCGTAAGATCGGTGGAGATGTAGTTCCTCCTGCAATGTGCTATTACAGCAAGTTGCAAGGAAGTGGAGGTAAATGTAGAACGTGTTTGGTTGAAGTAGCCGCTGGTTCTACAGCAGATCCGCGCCCGATGCCGAAATTGGTTGCATCTTGTTCTACTCCAGTAATGGATGGAATGATTGTGAAGAACAAAACATCAGAACGCGTTTACGATAATCGTGCAGCTGTAACGGAGTTTTTGTTGATCAATCACCCATTGGATTGCCCGATTTGTGATCAGGCTGGTGAGTGTCATTTGCAAGACCTTGGTTTCGAACACGGAAAAGAAGGAACGCGCTACGAAGAGAAACGCAGAACCTTTGATCCGATTGATATCGGTGACAAAATCAAATTGCACATGAATCGTTGCATTTTGTGCTACCGTTGTGTTTATGTGGCAAATCAATTGACTGATAAACGCGTTCATGGAATCATGCATCGTGGAGATCATGCAGAAATTTCAACTTATATCGAGCAGGCAATTGATAACGATTTCTCCGGAAACGTCATCGATGTATGTCCAGTAGGAGCATTGACAGATAAAACATTCCGATTCAAAAGTCGTGTGTGGTTTTTGAAACCAATGGAAGCTTCTTGCGAGTGTACAAAGTGTGCTGGAAAAGCGGTTGTTTGGATGTTCGGAGATGAAATTTACCGTGTTACTGGTCGCAAAGATAAGTATGGTGAAATCGAAGACATCGATGGAAAAACAGCTTGGATTTGTAACGAATGTCGTTTCGATAAGAAAGATAAAAGTCAATGGAATATTGAAGGTCCAAGAGTAATCAATCGTCATTCAGTGATCGCACAAAATCAATACTTGGTTGACGAGCGCCTCGAATCCAAAAAACTAACAGGAAAATAAGATGATCATAAAATTAATCATAGTTGTTGCGTTATTCGCAATCACATTGGGGATCGCAGCTTATTTGACTCTGATGGAGCGAAAAGTTGCAGCCTGGATGCAGGATCGTATCGGGCCAGACAGAGCAGGACCGTTTGGTTTGCTTCAGCCGCTCGCAGATGGTGGAAAAATGTTCTTCAAAGAAGATTTCAGACCAACCAATGCAGATAAATGGTTGTTTATCATTGGGCCGGGAATTGCCATGTTTACTTCACTCATTACAGGTGCAGTAATTCCTTGGGGACCAGATTTGAAAATCGCCGGTGAATCAATTGCTTTGCAGGTTGCAGACGTAAATATTGGAATTCTCTTCATTATGGGAGCAGTTTCCATTGGAGTTTACGGGATCATGATCGGAGGTTGGGCTTCCAATAATAAATTTGCCTTGTTCGGAGCAATTCGTGCAAGTTCTCAAATGATCTCCTACGAGTTAGCGATGGGAGTTTCCGTAATTACCATCGTTTTGATGACGGGTTCTTTGAGTATCCGTGAAATCGTTGATCAGCAACATGGTTTCTGGGATAACGGATGGTTCTCTTGGAATGTGTTCAAACAACCGATTTGTTTCGTCGTATTCTTAATTACGGCTTTGGCAGAATGTAACCGTGCTCCGTTCGATTTAGCGGAATGTGAATCCGAGTTGATTGGTGGTTACCACACAGAATACGGTGCTATGAAATTAGGATTCTTCCTATTCGCAGAATATGTAAACATGTTCATTTCTTGTGCAGTTATTTCGGCATTGTTCTTCGGAGGATACAACTTCCCAGGAATGGACAACTTCTCAGGAAATACGTTAGCAATTCTTGGAACCTTGGTTTTCTTCGCAAAAACATTCTTCTTCATCTTCGTATTCATGTGGATTCGTTGGACATTGCCGCGTTTTCGTTACGATCAGTTGATGCACATTGGTTGGAAAAAAATGATTCCTATCGCATTAATCAACTTGTTGATTACAGGAGTTGTGATTGCTTATACGGAAGGTTGGTTCTCTAAAAGTAAGGAAAACGAATCTGCAAGTAATGCAAAAATGGAGGAGCCTTTGGGTGTGAATACATCCATTGAAAAGACTAAAACTGGAAATAGCTTATAAGAATGGAAAGTTTATCAAATCGTAAAAAAGTCGTTTCGAACAAGAAGATGACCTTCATGGAGAAAATGTACTTCCCTGCAATTTTGGGAGGTATGTGGATTACTTTGAAGCATGTTTTCAAGAAACATAATACTGTTAAATATCCGGAAGTTAAACGCGAGTTTGCACCTGTTTATAGAGGACAACACGTATTAAAGCGTGACGAAGAAGGAAGAGAAAATTGCACAGCATGCGGATTATGCGCAGTGGCTTGTCCAGCAGAAGCAATCACAATGACTTCGGAAGAACGTAAAAAAGGCGAAGAGCATTTATACCGCGAGGAGAAATATGCAACGACCTATGAAATCAATATGTTGCGTTGTATTTTTTGTGGTTTGTGCGAAGAAGCATGTCCAAAAGAAGCAATTTTCTTAACAGATCGTATCGTTCCTACTTATTTTGAACGCAATGATTTTATCTACGGAAAAGATAAATTGGTTGAACCAGTTGATCAGCGTGTAGACATTAGTAAAAGACAATTAACCGGAAAAAGACCTGCGTAATGAGTTTAGATAGTATATTTTATATTCTTGGTGGATTGACTATTGGAACAGCCTTGATGGTTGTTTTGAGTAAACACCCTGTGAGAAGTGTATTGTACTTAGTACTTACATTCTTCTTAATCTCTGCGAACTACGTTTTGATGAATGCTCAGTTCATCGCCATTGTAAACATTATCGTTTATGCAGGAGCAATCATGGTCCTTTTCTTATTCGTATTGATGTTATTGAACCTCAATAAGGAAAACGAACCAAAACATTCTCCTATGATGACCATCGGAGCTGCTGTTGCTGGAGGAAGTCTATTCCTAGTAGTGGTTGCAGCAATGCGCGATGCAATTCTGGCAACTCCAATGATTGATGCGAATTCTGAAAAAGTAGGATTGGTTGAGAACTTGGGGCAAATTCTATTTACAAAATACGTACTTCCTTTTGAAGTTTCTTCAGTATTGTTCTTGGCAGCAATGGTTGGGGCAGTTCTTTTAGCGAAGAAAGAAAAACAAACTATAGATTGATATGTTATTAGCGACATTATTTGAATCAGGGGTAAAGATTGAACACTACATGGTACTTGCTACGGCATTGTTTGTCATAGGTGTGTTTGGTGTGCTTTACCGTAAGAATGCAATCATTTTATTGATGTGTATTGAATTAATGCTCAATGCAGTGAATTTGTTACTGGTAGCGTTTTCAACATATTTCGGGCAGGCAGACGGACAACTTTTTGTGTTCTTCGTCATGGTTGTGGCTGCTGCTGAAGCAACGGTAGGTCTTTCGATTTTAGTGCTTCTTTTCCGCAATACCCGTTCAGTGGATATTCGATTGTTTAACAAATTAAAAAACTAAAACATGTCGGTATCACAAATACTTCCTTTGATTTTATTGCTTCCGTTAATGGGGGCATTTATCAATGGTACAATAGGGAAATCTCTTTCAAAAGTGATGGTGGGAACGATTGCAACAGGTGTAATGGCCGTTTCGTTTGTTCTTGCAGTGATGGCTTTTATGAGCGTACAGCATGGTGAATCGGTAACGGTTCATTTGTTTACAATGATTAAAACAAGTTCATTCTCTTTAAATGCAAGATTGTTCGCAGATAATTTATCCATGTGGATGACCTTAATTGTAACAGGTGTTGGAACATTGATTCATTTGTTCTCCATGGGTTACATGAAGCATGATGCTGGATATTACAAGTTCTTCACCTATTTGAATCTCTTCATTTTTGCGATGTTGGTTCTGGTTTTGGGAAGCAATTATTTCATGTTGTTCTTCGGATGGGAAGGTGTAGGAATTTGTTCATATTTGTTGATTGGATTCTGGTACCAAGACTTCAAAAACACATTGGCTGCTCGCAAGGCATTCATCATGAATCGTATTGGAGACTTAGGTTTATTGATAGGTTTATTCTTGATTCTTGGAAAATTCGGAACATTGGAATACGGAGAAGTTGCGAATGCAGTAATGACAGAAGGATTCGAAATCTCTGAAATGCTCATCTTCGGTATTACAATCTGTTTGTTTATCGGTGCAACTGGTAAATCGGCTCAAATTCCTTTGTTTACATGGTTACCTGATGCGATGGCTGGACCAACTCCAGTTTCTGCATTGATTCACGCTGCAACGATGGTAACAGCTGGTATTTTCTTAACGGTTCGTTCTAATTTCTTATTCGAATTGGATGGTGCGCATCTAACAAAAGATATCATGTTGTACGTTGGTTTGGCAACTTCGATTGTTGCAGCATTCATTGCGATGCGTCAAAACGACATCAAAAAAGTATTGGCTTATTCAACGGTTTCTCAATTGGGGATGTTATTTGTAGCATTGGGAATGGGAGCTTACACAGCGGCTATGTTCCACGTTACAACACACGCATTCTTCAAAGCATTGTTATTCTTAGGATCTGGAAGTGTGATTCATGCTATGTCTGACGAACAAGATATTCGTAAAATGGGAGGACTTCGCAAGAAAATTCCAATTACACACATTACCTTCTTAATTGGAACTTTAGCAATTTCAGGTATTCCATTGCTTTCTGGTTTCTATTCGAAAGATGAAATTATCGGTCATGCATTCGAATCACACAAATTCGTGTATTTCGCATTGATGTTTAGTTCAGCTTTGACTGCGATTTATATGTTCCGTTTGTATTTCGTGACTTTCTTCGGAACATTCCGTGGCACGCACGAACAAGAGCATCATTTACATGAAGGTCCTGCTTCTATGACTTTGCCTTTGGTAATTCTTGCGATTCTTTCCATCTTTGGTGGATTGTTGAATTTACCAGGTGTTTTCCTCCACAATGGAACACATTGGTTGTCTCATTACTATGCTCATAATGTTTCTGGTTCTGGAATTCAAATGGGTGAGCATGCAGATCCAAATACAACATTGATGTTGATGGTTGCTGCGGGAGCGATGGCTGTTATTATTGCAATTGTAACATACATTGTTTATGTGAAGAAAAATAGTCTTCCAGCTGCAGATGAGGATGTGAAAGGTTTAGCAAAAGCGTCTGCCATGAAATTGTACTTTGATGAGATTTACGACTTCTTGTTTGTGAGACCTGTTCTTTGGATTTCTGAAAAAGGAGCACATTATTTTGAAGGTGTATTTTTACACCGTAGTGTGGTTGGAATTGGAAAAGTGATTGGAAAATCAGGAGATTTAGTCCGTAAAATTCAAACGGGAAGAACAGACAATTACATTCTTTGGATGGTTTTCGGAATCATTGGGTTAATTGTTTATTACATTATCTATTATAAAAACTAAGACGTGGAAATTCTTTTATTTATTTTACCAGTTTTCTTTGCGTTATCGGTATTGATCGTCCCTAAAAGTGGCGTTCGTGCATACGGAATTATCGGTTCGCTTGCCGTTTTAGGTGTTGTAATAGCATGTATGACGCAGTACAACAATGATGGAACAGTTCAATTATTTGCAAATAAACAATGGTTGTTTGGAATTACCCTTAGCTTTGGCTACGATGGAATTTCTTTACTCATGCTGTTATTGACAGCAGTATTGGTTCCATTGGTTTTGGTATCTAATTTCAAAAATGAATTGGCAGAAAATCGCTTGTTTACAAGTATGGTTTTCTTCATGCAATTGGGTCTAATTGGCGTGTTCATTTCAATGGATGGATTGTGGTTCTACGTTTTCTGGGAAATTACCTTAATTCCGATCTTCTTAATCTCTTGGTGGTTTGGTGCCCCGGAAAGAAAGGCAGCATTGATGAAATTCTTCATTTACACATTTGTAGGATCTCTTGCTATGTTGGCAGCTTTAATCGGAATCAAAGTAAACGCAGCATCTTTCCAGATCGAAGATTTGAAAGCAGTTGTCTTTACTTCTAAAACCGCTTGTTGGTTGGCGCTTGGATTCTTCTTGGCATTTGCCATTAAAATTCCAATTTTTCCTTTCCATACGTGGCAGCCTGATACCTATACGAAGTCTCCAATGGCTGGTACTATGTTACTTTCTGGTATTATGCTGAAAATGGCTCTATACGGAATGATTCGCTGGATGATTCCATTATTTCCAGAAGCAATGCCTTGTTTACAGTATTTTGTTATCGTTTTAGCTACAATTGGTGTTGTTTATGCAGCGGTTATTGCCATTAAACAAAAAGATATCAAGCGTGTATTCGCATTTGCTTCGATGTCTCACGTTGGATTAATTGCTGCAGCAATCATGGTTTGGGATTTTGATGCTTTATCAGGAAGTATGGTTCAAATTGTCAATCACGGATTGGTTGCAGTTGGATTGTTCCTTGCTGTAGAGATTATTGAACGCAGAACGGGAACAAGAAACTTGGCTGATTTGGGTGGATTTGCAAAACAAGCTCCGAAATTTGCATTTTGGTTTGCAGCTTTGGCGTTCGCTTCGGTTTCGGTTCCATTAACAAGCGGCTTCATTGGTGAATTTTTGATGTTAAAAGGACTTGTTGAGTTTGACATGATTATTGGAATTATTGCAGGAACAACATTGATTTTAGGAGCAGTTTATACCTTTAGAGCTTATCAATTGAGTATGTACGGTCCAGTAACAAGAGATCAATTTGCAGATTTGCATTGGTCTGAACTCTTTGTTTTGGCATTCATTGTTATCGCAGTAGTGATTTTGGGAGTTTACCCAGCAGTGATTACGGATTTTGTAAATCCAAGTTTAAAAATAGTTTTAGAAACACTTTCAACACCTTCAGGTTTATAATATGGATGCATTATTAGTTGTTTTTGCCAGTGGATTGATTTCCCTATTTGCTGCTTTTGCTAAGAAGCCTTGGTTAGTTGTAAGCTCAGCAATGATTGGTTTGTTAGCTGCCATTATCATTATTATCACTCAACTTCAAACAGGAAAAGCATTTTTTGACTTTTTGACTTATGAGGGATTGCTTTTTGATCAGTTTGCGTTGATTTTTAGCCTTGCAATCTGTGTATTATCGCTCTTAATTATTGGAATTGGTTACGAACGATTTAAAGAAAATCCAACGCATACAGGCGAGTATATTGGATTGCTTATGTTCTCTGCCACTGGTGCCATGATTATGACAGCATATACAGATATGTTTATGTTCTTTCTTGGTTTAGAAATCCTTTCCTTACCAATCTATGTCATGGCAGGGAGTAATAAGTCAGATGTGCGCTCTTCAGAAGCATCTTTGAAGTATTTCTTAACTGGATCATTCGCAACAGGAATCTTCTTATTCGGATTGGCTTGGGTTTACGGAGCAACAGGGACGTTTAAACTTGCTGAAATTCAGATGAAAGTTGGAGAAATGGATACATTGAGTCCTATTTTAATGATTGGTGTGCTTCTAATTATGGCTTCTTTCGTCTTTAAAATTGGAGCTGCACCTTTCCATTTTTGGAGTCCAGATGTATACGATGGGTCACCCCATGCTGTAACTGGATTTATGGCATCTGTAGTTAAAATAGCTGCGTTTTATGCTTTCCTTAAAATGTTTGCGATTTGTTTTGGTCAAGGAGAATTATTCTTATTCTGGAAAGATGCTTTGGTAGTGATGCTTATAATCACGCTGTTTGTAGGAAATTTATCAGCAATTCGCCAAACGAAATTTAAGCGCTTATTGGCTTATTCATCCATTACACATGTTGGATATACTTTATTGCTTTTTGTTTCAGGAATTTCGTATAATATTTCTGCAGAGATCTTGTGGTTCTATATGTTTGCTTATGGATTCTCAATCGTAGGAATTATAGCTGTGGGGATTGCGGTAAATGATTCGGAAGATCGCATTTCTTCTTTGAAAGGTTTAGGTAAACGAAATCCATTCTTGGCAATTGTAGGAATTGTTTCCTTGTTATCACTTGCTGGAATTCCTCCAACATCTGGTTTCTTTGCAAAATACATTTTATTCTCATCTGCTTGGGAAAATGCTTCTTGGTTGGTAATCATTGCTCTAATTAATTCCGGGATCAGTATTTATTATTACTTAAAAGTCATCGGAACAATTGTTTCGCCTGCAGAGGAAGAACAAGAAAAAATTAAATTATCACCATTGACAATTGCCGTTTTAACAATTGCTCTAATCGGAATGTTAGGATTTAGCTTTATCCTTTCTTGGTTATAATCAAGAGTTCTCCAATTTTTCATAAAATACTAGCTATGCTTCGAAATTCAACCCATTTTTGTGTGATGATTTCGAAGTATAGCTTTTTTTTAGCAGCCATTTTTTTTGCGTTCGAGGGCTCAGCTCAACTTTTGGACAACTCCAAAGGATTGGCTTTTACGGATGCTCCATTTTTTAACACTCGATTTGTAAAAGCAAGTAAAATTAAGGAAATTCGCGGGACGTATACTTTCAAAAAGCAAGGTGATATTATGCGCGAATCGAATTACATATATGTGTTTAATTTTGACACATTGGGTAATTTAACACGCCATTATCAAACAGCGAAAGGTGATTTAGTTACAGACACCACTGTTCGATTTTATGATTACACACATGATGGAAGAATGGTTCGGAGACGCATTTCGCAGAAAAAGGGTTTTCTTTCAACCTATTACACCTATAATTCGGAAGGTCAAGTTGTAAAGGAAGAAGTTTATCGGGATATTGATACGATGAATAGTTTATTAACTCCATCGATTGAAAGAAGTATTCTTTGGAATACGGAAACAATGAGCTATCAGGTTTATGAAGGACAATTCAAGAAGAAAATTTTCAATAGTTATGGAAATCAATACTTAGAATTAACTAAATACAATGACAGTTTAGGCTTTTTATCTCAGGAAGAAGAATTATTTACAATTACGAGGAATAAGCTTACAACCAAGTATAAGTATTCCGATAAAGGTTTGATAGAGCGAATTTCAGTGTATAAAAACACGGAACCAGTTCCTGTAAGTGAATCACATTTTACCTATGATGCATTTGGAAATTTACAATCTAAATTGGTGTATAAAGACGGTGTATTCATTACAGAATATCAGATTATTTATAGCGGATTAACAGGTTTGCTTTATTCTATTATTACACGTGAAGTGAGTTCTAATTTCATTTCTATTATTCGGTTTACAGAACCAACCTTTTGGGATAAACCTTAAATATAGTGAAGAGTCAATTTCTCTTAAAATATATTTTGCGTAACCCAATTTTTTGGGTGGGTTGTGTGATGCTTCTTTTAGGAATAGCAATAATGAGTTTTCATGGTCCTCATTGGAGAAATAGTATCATTAATTCCGATGGAAGAGGTTACTACTATTTTTTACCAGCAGTCAGCACCAGCGATAATACATTTGAAAAAACACTTCAATCTGAGCAAAAAATCGTTGGTAAAGACGCTCCTCAATTGTATATTCTTAAAACAGAGGAGGGTTTAGCTGTAAACAAATGCTATCCAGGGGTTGCAATTCTTCAAAGTCCATTTTATGCAACCGCCACCTTAGTGGATTGGATAGGTGGAAAAAATTTTGATGGATATTCTGATAATCATTTGATTTTCTTTTTTTTCGGATCATTGTTGTATGTCTTTTTGAGTATTCTGTTCTTCCAAAAAGTACTGGCAATTTATTTTGAATCCTCTAAGTATACATGGCTTGTTAGTATAGCACTCATTTTTGCTACTAATGTATGGTACCATGGGTTTTTCTATGGAGGCTTATCTCACCACTATAGTTTGTTTTTGTTTTCATTGTTCTGTTGGAATATACTCCGTTATAAGAGAGATTATAAAATGAAGTTTCTCATTTATCTTGGAATTATTTTAGGCTTACTGTTTTTAGTTCGTCCTACTAACATGATGATTTTGGCGATTCTTCCCTTTTTATTTAAAACGAGGGATTCCTTTTTAGGAGCACTGAAGAAAATTCTACAAGTAAGAAATGGACAGTTGGCAGGATTTATCTCTGCTTTTTTAACCATTTTGATGCTATTGCCATTGATTACCTACTGGCAGACGGGGCACTTTTTTTACTGGTCTTATCAAGGTGAAGGATTTGATTTTAGTGGGAAACACTTACTTGAAACATGGATTAGTTACCGTATTGGAATTTTTGTTCACGCGCCAATTGCCTTACTTTCAATTATAGGATTGGTTTATTGGCTTCGAACCAATCGGTACTTATTTGTTTCATGGATATTACCATTTATTACGATTACTTATGTTCTTTCATCTTGGTGGTGCTGGGATTATCAATCATTTTTTGGCCACCGTGGATTTATAGAGTTTCAATTTCTTTTTACGTTCCCACTCATTGTTACATTGCAGATTATTAGAAATTCTGTTGTGAAATATGGATTGCTCACACTCGTTTTTGGATACATGGGAATTCGTTCATACCAATGTGTTTCAGGAGTTTATCCGAAACAGCGATTCACAGCGTATACGTATTGGAAAAGCATATTGGATTTTAATTACAAGATTCCTAATAAATATTCCATTCTGTATAACTGCCAACCTTTTGGCACCGTTGTATCTACGAAAGAGTTGGTTCCAACTGAATTGAAAAACCAGAAATACGATGGTTCTATAGAATTTGGACAAGGTTTAACTTATCATCTGAAGGATAGAAGACGAAACATTCGCTATTTTTTCGAGTTTCATCTAACAAAGCAATTATTGGAGGATTCTGATTGGAAAGATATAGAAATTATTTTTGCGGCTCAGAATAAGAAGGAAGAACAAGTTTATTATTATGCTTTTCCGCTCTATTCATTCTATAAAGAAGGCAAAGAGAAAGCTATTGATTTTGAAATTCAGGAGGAAGTATATCCGTATGCTAATTCAAGTGAAAAAATCGGTTTTTACATTTGGAACAGAGCAAAAAAACAGTTTAAAATTAATGATTTTAGTGTTGTTGTGAAGAAGATAGCAATCAAATGAAGAACTAGTTTCCAAACCGATAACGAACCACGCACCAAATCACTTTCATACCATCTTTCCAGGATATTTTTTTTCCTTCCTCTTTGTTTCTAGCAATATAGGTGATCGGAACTTCGTGAATCTTTAATGACTTGATTTTAGATAGTTTCATGGTTACTTCTGGTTCGAATCCAAAACGCTTTTCTTTTAGTTTAAGAGATTTTAAGGTTGCTGCTGGAATCATTTTGTAACAGGTCATCATGTCTGTTAATCGATATCCTGAAAATAGATTGGAAAGCTTGGTCAAAAAACCATTTCCCATGATGTGCCAGATGAAATTGGTTTTTGAATGTTTATCTTCCAGAAAACGGGATCCGTATACAATCTGATTCGGTGATTTTAGATACAGGCTTAACAAAGAGTTTATTTCTTCTGGAACCAACTCCAAATCTGCATCTTGAATTACAATGATATTTCCAGAAGCGAGTTCTATTCCTTTATGAATTGCTGCACCTTTACCTTGATTCATTACTTGTGAAAAGAAAATCAGTGGTGAATCTGTGTTTTTGGCAATGTAATCAGAAACCAGTTGGGCGGTTTTATCTTTTGAATGATCGTCGATAATAATAATTTCTTTTTCAATATCGTTGACCAATTTTATTTTTTCTAAAAGTGTAATGACTTCTAGAATGGTTTTTTCCTCATTGTAGGCTGGAACGATAATAGAAAGTTTATTGATCTCATTGAACATGAAACGAAATTAGCTAATTTCAAGAAGAAAGAAGGATAATAGAAATAAAAAATCCTCATCTTCTGATGAGGATTTAATTTTTTTAGAGCTGTCCGTCAGAATGATATACACCATTCTTGTATACTTTAACCTTCAATA from Fluviicola taffensis DSM 16823 carries:
- the nuoF gene encoding NADH-quinone oxidoreductase subunit NuoF, translated to MGRKLLLEHIDVPGIESFEVYRKNGGYRSVEKALKTMSPQNVVEEVQASGLRGRGGAGFPTGMKWSFLAKPEGVPRYLLCNADESEPGTFKDRYLMEKIPHLLVEGMIVSSYALGCNQSYIYIRGEYMWVLEIVEKAIAEAYANGFLGKNILGSGYDLDLAIAPGGGAYICGEETALIESLEGKRGNPRIKPPFPAVKGLWGCPTVVNNVESIAAVVPIVNDGGAEYAKIGIGKSTGTKLISACGNLVKPGVYEIELGMTVEEFIYSDEWCGGIANGKKIKACVPGGSSVPILPANLITKTAEGVDRLMSYEGLAEGGFATGSMLGSGGFIVFDEDQCIVRNTWNFARFYAHESCGQCSPCREGTGWMEKVLRRLENGQGHMHDIDLLAEINKKIEGNTICPLGDAAAWPVAAAIRHFREEFEWHVTHPDEAVKRNFGIASNHMPLV
- the nuoK gene encoding NADH-quinone oxidoreductase subunit NuoK, with amino-acid sequence MLLATLFESGVKIEHYMVLATALFVIGVFGVLYRKNAIILLMCIELMLNAVNLLLVAFSTYFGQADGQLFVFFVMVVAAAEATVGLSILVLLFRNTRSVDIRLFNKLKN
- the nuoH gene encoding NADH-quinone oxidoreductase subunit NuoH; this encodes MIIKLIIVVALFAITLGIAAYLTLMERKVAAWMQDRIGPDRAGPFGLLQPLADGGKMFFKEDFRPTNADKWLFIIGPGIAMFTSLITGAVIPWGPDLKIAGESIALQVADVNIGILFIMGAVSIGVYGIMIGGWASNNKFALFGAIRASSQMISYELAMGVSVITIVLMTGSLSIREIVDQQHGFWDNGWFSWNVFKQPICFVVFLITALAECNRAPFDLAECESELIGGYHTEYGAMKLGFFLFAEYVNMFISCAVISALFFGGYNFPGMDNFSGNTLAILGTLVFFAKTFFFIFVFMWIRWTLPRFRYDQLMHIGWKKMIPIALINLLITGVVIAYTEGWFSKSKENESASNAKMEEPLGVNTSIEKTKTGNSL
- a CDS encoding NADH-quinone oxidoreductase subunit J family protein, with the translated sequence MSLDSIFYILGGLTIGTALMVVLSKHPVRSVLYLVLTFFLISANYVLMNAQFIAIVNIIVYAGAIMVLFLFVLMLLNLNKENEPKHSPMMTIGAAVAGGSLFLVVVAAMRDAILATPMIDANSEKVGLVENLGQILFTKYVLPFEVSSVLFLAAMVGAVLLAKKEKQTID
- a CDS encoding 2Fe-2S iron-sulfur cluster-binding protein, which codes for MVKVIIDDIEVEVEPGTTILNAARKIGGDVVPPAMCYYSKLQGSGGKCRTCLVEVAAGSTADPRPMPKLVASCSTPVMDGMIVKNKTSERVYDNRAAVTEFLLINHPLDCPICDQAGECHLQDLGFEHGKEGTRYEEKRRTFDPIDIGDKIKLHMNRCILCYRCVYVANQLTDKRVHGIMHRGDHAEISTYIEQAIDNDFSGNVIDVCPVGALTDKTFRFKSRVWFLKPMEASCECTKCAGKAVVWMFGDEIYRVTGRKDKYGEIEDIDGKTAWICNECRFDKKDKSQWNIEGPRVINRHSVIAQNQYLVDERLESKKLTGK
- the nuoE gene encoding NADH-quinone oxidoreductase subunit NuoE; amino-acid sequence: MVEVQRFIAMFPEGKQKSALMRILHLAEEEFGGWLSVPTMNYVAGLLNIQPIEVYEVATFYTMFNIEKPGKVVLEVCRTGPCMLVGSDQIIEHIENKLDIKVGQTSADGMFTLKTAECLGACGYGPMLQCGKHYHEHLTPAKVDELLDTLRKEHSEK
- a CDS encoding NuoI/complex I 23 kDa subunit family protein; this encodes MESLSNRKKVVSNKKMTFMEKMYFPAILGGMWITLKHVFKKHNTVKYPEVKREFAPVYRGQHVLKRDEEGRENCTACGLCAVACPAEAITMTSEERKKGEEHLYREEKYATTYEINMLRCIFCGLCEEACPKEAIFLTDRIVPTYFERNDFIYGKDKLVEPVDQRVDISKRQLTGKRPA